The Syntrophotalea acetylenivorans genome contains the following window.
AATCTCTCACACAAATAAGCTAGGCAAAAAACTTGCGACTATGACAACAGCGGAACTGGCGACCTTGATCTGGACCTTTCCACCTCTCAGCTCGACCGGTTCATAGCTCCAGTCGAATTGAAACCCCTCTTCCGGCGCAAAATCCAAGGGAACGAACGCCATGCTCGCCCCATTGATCTGCTGTCGCCATTTTTTGTCCCATAAGGTCTCACGTCAAACAGTGTTGCAGATAAAGGTTGACACGGAAAAGTAACACCTGATAGTTTGTTAGTTATCCAACCAAGGTTAGTTATCCAACCAAACGGTTGGCCAGCTAAGCCTAGAGGTTGTGTCCCGATAAATAACAAGAAAGCGCGCCTGCTGAAAGCGGGCAATTTTGTGGGTTTGGCTGGTTCGCGGCGGATGCGGAAGGAAGGAGGTGGCGGCGAGAAGATAAAGGGATGGCAGAACTGGTTGTCGCTGACAGGCTGCCGGAGGGTTTCTGGAGTGCTTAGAAGGATATGAAACTTTCTTGTTTGTCTGGTTGGTAATTGATGGAAGGTCAATTCAAGAAATGGAGTGGGTTATCAAATGGCTGTGAAAACTTTGAAAAGCTTTCTGTTTGTAGTAGTGGCGCTGTGCGGTCTAAGTCTTGTCGGTAATGTGGACACTGCTCGTGCTGGACTGATTCCCTATAGTTTCATTCAACCTCACGATTTTCAGCTTCCGATAGGGAAGGAAGTTCCGGCTGGTGGCCTCGATTTGTATGTTTCCTATAACACCTATAGGGAAGAGGGAAAAGCTTGGGATGGTGACAGTGGTACTCGGAGCGTGTTTCTAAACCTTAACCGCTACATACACGTATGGACGGTCGAAGGATTGGATAACTGGAGCTTTCTTACCGAGGGTGTAGTTGGTCTCGGAAGGGTGCTGACTAAAGACGATAATAGCGAAACTGGGCTGCTGGATACAATGGTCGGTGGTGCCGCTGCGTATAGAACGGGTAACTGGACAAGCGTCCTTGAATACTTTCTGTTCATGCCTACCGGTAGCGATGAGCTGTCTTCGAATTCCTGGAACCACAGCCTTACCTATCTGACAAACTACCACGTAGGTGCTTTCACTTTTGACGGTTCCGTAGGTTACCAGCTTAAGGGGGACAGCAAGGTAGGCGGTACTCACATTGAGCAAGGAGACACCTTTTACGTTAATACTGTTTTTGCTTACAAGTTTCAGGACCTCATAGAGCCTTACATTAAGGTTGATTACCAGACAACCGAGTCTGGAAAGAATAAGAATACCGGCGATTCTATTTCCAGCCAGGATGAGCTTGCTGTGGGGATTGGTAACCACTTCACGTTAAGCGACAGACTGACTCTTGCGCTGTCGTATGAAAAAGGCGTTTCGGGAAGAAATACGACTAAAACAAATGCCGGTTGGGCTCGCTTTATCTGGGTTTTCTAACGTTTGTTTAGGCAGCGTAACGTTGAGTCCGGGCGGGAGTCTGCTGTCGTTAGACTGTCGTTCTTGGGCTCTTGGGAAGAGAAGTCAATTATTTTTTTAACTCAACAAAAAGGTACTTGGGTCGGAGGGTAGTCCTGTTGACCCGCTAAGCACTAGGAGGTACAAAATGGCTAGCAAGAAGCACGTTGTCTGTCAGTCCTGCGACATTAATTGTGTTGTAGAGGCTGAAGTGAAGGCTGACGGTAAGATCCAAACAAGGTGTATTTCAGAGCCTCACCCGACAACTCCCCCCAATAGTATTTGTATGAAGTCTGTGAATGCGGACACGATCAGGACTCATAAGGATCGTGTGCTCTATCCTCTGAAAAACGTTGGTAGTAAGAGGGGAGAGCAAAAGTGGGAGCGAATCAGTTGGGACCAGGCATTGGATGAAATTGCCGAAAAGTTGAAAAAGATTATAGCGAAATACGGTCCTGAGTCCCTTGCTGTAACCCAGTCCGAGATTAACATTCAAAGCGAGTATGGGACGCTCCGGAGATTCATGAATCTCTTGGGTACCCCGAACTGGTCTGCCGCTATGTATATGTGTATCGGGAATACATCCGGATTACATAGAGCAACTTATGGAAGCTACTCTTTTGCAAGTTTTGACGATTCTAATTGCCTGCTGTTTATTGGTAAAAACCTTGGTCAGCATAATTGGATTTCTCAGTATAACGCTCTTAAGGCTGCTTTAAAAAGAGGCTGCAAGCTTATTGTGCTTGATCCGCGCAGAACCAAGGTCGCAGAGATGGCGGATATTTGGCTTCCTCTTCGCTATGGGACAGATGCAGCTCTATTTCTCGGGATGATTAACGTTATCATCAATGAACAGTTGTACGACAAAGAGTTTGTTGAAAACTGGTGTGTTGGGTTTGAAGAGCTTAAAGAACGGGTTCAGGAATATCCTTTAGACAAAGTTGCGGAAATAACCGGATGCGATGCCGAAGAAATCAGGAAAGCTGCTGTTATGTTCGCAACCGAGGGGCCTGCATCCATACCTTGGGCTGTTTCAACTGACATGCAGAAAAACAGTACGTCGGCGATCCGCGCTCAATGCATTTTAAGGGCAATTACTGGCAGCCTTAAGCAAGGGGCGGAGTTGTTGGGGCTCCCCCATTCAGAGTTCGTGTCTGTTTCCCAGATTCAGATGCACGAAGCACTGCCTGAAGAAAAGAAAAAGATTCAGCTCGGTACAGAACGGTACCCGCTCCTTACATACACGGGGATGAGTGCGTTTGAAGAGCCGTCAGCAAGAGTCTATGGGGAAGAAAATAGGTACTTCCACAATATGGCCGCGTTTATGGCCAATCCGACGGATATGTTTACGGCTATGGCTTCCGAGAAACCGTATCCTGTGAAGGCCTTCTTTACATTTGCCAGCAATGCGCTGATGGGCTTTGCAAATCAGGAAAACGCACTCGCTGGTCTCATGAATCAGGAATTGGTTGTTTGTTACGATCAGTTCATCAACCCTACAGCGCAGCTTGCCGATTATATTCTCCCCGGTGATCACTGGCTGGAGAGGCCTGTTGTTACGCCGAATTGGGAAGGTATTCCTTTCGCCAATACTTCCCAGCAAGTTGTCGAACCGGCTGGC
Protein-coding sequences here:
- a CDS encoding transporter yields the protein MAVKTLKSFLFVVVALCGLSLVGNVDTARAGLIPYSFIQPHDFQLPIGKEVPAGGLDLYVSYNTYREEGKAWDGDSGTRSVFLNLNRYIHVWTVEGLDNWSFLTEGVVGLGRVLTKDDNSETGLLDTMVGGAAAYRTGNWTSVLEYFLFMPTGSDELSSNSWNHSLTYLTNYHVGAFTFDGSVGYQLKGDSKVGGTHIEQGDTFYVNTVFAYKFQDLIEPYIKVDYQTTESGKNKNTGDSISSQDELAVGIGNHFTLSDRLTLALSYEKGVSGRNTTKTNAGWARFIWVF
- a CDS encoding molybdopterin-dependent oxidoreductase, translating into MASKKHVVCQSCDINCVVEAEVKADGKIQTRCISEPHPTTPPNSICMKSVNADTIRTHKDRVLYPLKNVGSKRGEQKWERISWDQALDEIAEKLKKIIAKYGPESLAVTQSEINIQSEYGTLRRFMNLLGTPNWSAAMYMCIGNTSGLHRATYGSYSFASFDDSNCLLFIGKNLGQHNWISQYNALKAALKRGCKLIVLDPRRTKVAEMADIWLPLRYGTDAALFLGMINVIINEQLYDKEFVENWCVGFEELKERVQEYPLDKVAEITGCDAEEIRKAAVMFATEGPASIPWAVSTDMQKNSTSAIRAQCILRAITGSLKQGAELLGLPHSEFVSVSQIQMHEALPEEKKKIQLGTERYPLLTYTGMSAFEEPSARVYGEENRYFHNMAAFMANPTDMFTAMASEKPYPVKAFFTFASNALMGFANQENALAGLMNQELVVCYDQFINPTAQLADYILPGDHWLERPVVTPNWEGIPFANTSQQVVEPAGEAKDEYYVVRELAIRMGLEEHFPWKDRAELMNYRISPTGKDWEEFQKQFTYPSNIPDYFAPGGVGVATPSGKVELYSSVLEGLGYDPLPYYKEPEQTPISDPELAKEYPLTLFAGLREDPGFNSCYMQEGPLRNVEPDPVALLHPKTAQSLGLPSGEWIWVETTHGRLKLLLKHDGAQPEGTIRIPHGRWCPEQEGGPETGFSGAMLHNDAMVLSDDDWNLDPEQGLPNLRGGILAKAYKC